One Malus domestica chromosome 11, GDT2T_hap1 genomic region harbors:
- the LOC103448057 gene encoding uncharacterized protein isoform X2, translating into MELDRLNSPTTFTMSLEVLGHDLQFAQDPNSKHLGTTVWDASLVFVKFLEKNCRKGRFSPPKMKGKRVIELGAGCGVAGFGMALLGCDVVTTDQVEVLPLLMRNVERNTSRITQMNSDSFGSIQAAELSWGNDDHVYKENLLEPLLQTIHALSGPKTTILMGYEIRSTSVHEQMLQMWKRNFEVKTVPNSKMDSTYQHPDIQLYIMTLKPPEGYAENAAEVIDQNEDEVEAGAEEADKVMDQKVDEAKNTSEENAVNVIDQKVEAESRKEKGDTGSLDENVEEDCEPMTRLQNDKLTDWEARRYGSMAARLLHDIKIT; encoded by the exons ATGGAGCTTGACAG ATTAAACTCGCCCACCACGTTTACTATGAGTTTGGAAGTTTTGGGCCATGACTTACAGTTTGCTCAG GATCCCAATTCAAAGCATTTAGGAACTACTGTTTGGGATGCCTCATTGGTTTTTGTCAAGTTTCTG GAAAAGAATTGCAGAAAGGGAAGGTTCTCACCACCTAAAATGAAAGGAAAACGTGTCATTGAACTTGGAGCAGGTTGTGGAGTAGCTGGGTTTG GCATGGCATTACTGGGGTGTGATGTGGTTACGACAGATCAAGTGGAGGTTTTGCCGTTGCTAATGAGAAATGTTGAACGGAACACTTCAAGGATCACACAGATGAATTCTG acTCATTTGGGTCGATCCAGGCAGCAGAGTTGAGCTGGGGAAATGATGATCAT GTCTATAAAGAAAATCTGTTGGAACCACTGTTGCAGACAATACATGCATTATCAGGCCCGAAAACTACAATTTTG ATGGGGTATGAGATTCGATCTACAAGTGTCCATGAACAAATGCTTCAAATGTGGAAAAGAAACTTCGAGGTGAAAACTGTTCCAAATTCAAAG ATGGACAGTACCTACCAACATCCAGATATTCAACTTTACATTATGACATTAAAGCCTCCGGAGGGTTACGCAGAAAACGCAGCTGAGGTGATTGATCAGAATGAGGATGAAGTGGAGGCTGGTGCAGAAGAAGCGGATAAGGTGATGGATCAGAAAGTTGATGAAGCAAAAAATACAAGTGAAGAAAACGCCGTTAATGTGATTGATCAGAAAGTTGAAGCTGAGAGCCGTAAGGAAAAAGGTGACACTGGTTCCCTCGATGAAAATGTTGAGGAAGATTGCGAGCCAATGACAAGGCTTCAGAATGATAAACTTACTGATTGGGAAGCTAGAAGATATGGCTCAATGGCTGCGCGCCTTCTTCACGACATCAAAATTACCTAA
- the LOC103448057 gene encoding uncharacterized protein isoform X1 — MELDRLNSPTTFTMSLEVLGHDLQFAQDPNSKHLGTTVWDASLVFVKFLEKNCRKGRFSPPKMKGKRVIELGAGCGVAGFGMALLGCDVVTTDQVEVLPLLMRNVERNTSRITQMNSDSFGSIQAAELSWGNDDHVRAVEPPFDYIIGTDVVYKENLLEPLLQTIHALSGPKTTILMGYEIRSTSVHEQMLQMWKRNFEVKTVPNSKMDSTYQHPDIQLYIMTLKPPEGYAENAAEVIDQNEDEVEAGAEEADKVMDQKVDEAKNTSEENAVNVIDQKVEAESRKEKGDTGSLDENVEEDCEPMTRLQNDKLTDWEARRYGSMAARLLHDIKIT; from the exons ATGGAGCTTGACAG ATTAAACTCGCCCACCACGTTTACTATGAGTTTGGAAGTTTTGGGCCATGACTTACAGTTTGCTCAG GATCCCAATTCAAAGCATTTAGGAACTACTGTTTGGGATGCCTCATTGGTTTTTGTCAAGTTTCTG GAAAAGAATTGCAGAAAGGGAAGGTTCTCACCACCTAAAATGAAAGGAAAACGTGTCATTGAACTTGGAGCAGGTTGTGGAGTAGCTGGGTTTG GCATGGCATTACTGGGGTGTGATGTGGTTACGACAGATCAAGTGGAGGTTTTGCCGTTGCTAATGAGAAATGTTGAACGGAACACTTCAAGGATCACACAGATGAATTCTG acTCATTTGGGTCGATCCAGGCAGCAGAGTTGAGCTGGGGAAATGATGATCATGTAAGAGCTGTTGAACCACCATTTGACTACATCATTGGAACTGATGTT GTCTATAAAGAAAATCTGTTGGAACCACTGTTGCAGACAATACATGCATTATCAGGCCCGAAAACTACAATTTTG ATGGGGTATGAGATTCGATCTACAAGTGTCCATGAACAAATGCTTCAAATGTGGAAAAGAAACTTCGAGGTGAAAACTGTTCCAAATTCAAAG ATGGACAGTACCTACCAACATCCAGATATTCAACTTTACATTATGACATTAAAGCCTCCGGAGGGTTACGCAGAAAACGCAGCTGAGGTGATTGATCAGAATGAGGATGAAGTGGAGGCTGGTGCAGAAGAAGCGGATAAGGTGATGGATCAGAAAGTTGATGAAGCAAAAAATACAAGTGAAGAAAACGCCGTTAATGTGATTGATCAGAAAGTTGAAGCTGAGAGCCGTAAGGAAAAAGGTGACACTGGTTCCCTCGATGAAAATGTTGAGGAAGATTGCGAGCCAATGACAAGGCTTCAGAATGATAAACTTACTGATTGGGAAGCTAGAAGATATGGCTCAATGGCTGCGCGCCTTCTTCACGACATCAAAATTACCTAA
- the LOC103448057 gene encoding uncharacterized protein isoform X3: protein MMHEKNCRKGRFSPPKMKGKRVIELGAGCGVAGFGMALLGCDVVTTDQVEVLPLLMRNVERNTSRITQMNSDSFGSIQAAELSWGNDDHVRAVEPPFDYIIGTDVVYKENLLEPLLQTIHALSGPKTTILMGYEIRSTSVHEQMLQMWKRNFEVKTVPNSKMDSTYQHPDIQLYIMTLKPPEGYAENAAEVIDQNEDEVEAGAEEADKVMDQKVDEAKNTSEENAVNVIDQKVEAESRKEKGDTGSLDENVEEDCEPMTRLQNDKLTDWEARRYGSMAARLLHDIKIT, encoded by the exons ATGATGCAT GAAAAGAATTGCAGAAAGGGAAGGTTCTCACCACCTAAAATGAAAGGAAAACGTGTCATTGAACTTGGAGCAGGTTGTGGAGTAGCTGGGTTTG GCATGGCATTACTGGGGTGTGATGTGGTTACGACAGATCAAGTGGAGGTTTTGCCGTTGCTAATGAGAAATGTTGAACGGAACACTTCAAGGATCACACAGATGAATTCTG acTCATTTGGGTCGATCCAGGCAGCAGAGTTGAGCTGGGGAAATGATGATCATGTAAGAGCTGTTGAACCACCATTTGACTACATCATTGGAACTGATGTT GTCTATAAAGAAAATCTGTTGGAACCACTGTTGCAGACAATACATGCATTATCAGGCCCGAAAACTACAATTTTG ATGGGGTATGAGATTCGATCTACAAGTGTCCATGAACAAATGCTTCAAATGTGGAAAAGAAACTTCGAGGTGAAAACTGTTCCAAATTCAAAG ATGGACAGTACCTACCAACATCCAGATATTCAACTTTACATTATGACATTAAAGCCTCCGGAGGGTTACGCAGAAAACGCAGCTGAGGTGATTGATCAGAATGAGGATGAAGTGGAGGCTGGTGCAGAAGAAGCGGATAAGGTGATGGATCAGAAAGTTGATGAAGCAAAAAATACAAGTGAAGAAAACGCCGTTAATGTGATTGATCAGAAAGTTGAAGCTGAGAGCCGTAAGGAAAAAGGTGACACTGGTTCCCTCGATGAAAATGTTGAGGAAGATTGCGAGCCAATGACAAGGCTTCAGAATGATAAACTTACTGATTGGGAAGCTAGAAGATATGGCTCAATGGCTGCGCGCCTTCTTCACGACATCAAAATTACCTAA
- the LOC103448059 gene encoding uncharacterized protein, which produces MMEADKPTTMICTLLAIDNTTGFSYRVCSVCERTLPDNPSSLCKFCSVNAFNPRFPRTKRLFRLLMSIASDTKVLNVICFDRAAKVLFGCSADEFFDFAKFHPFAAVNASRILDGEMFKMTLSKPKNGNAQHLRAVQVVPLRSGFRPAIVSLRELYGVCEEQKK; this is translated from the exons ATGATGGAAGCCGATAAGCCAACGACGATGATCTGCACATTGCTAGCAATAGACAACACCACCGGCTTCTCCTACAGAGTCTGCTCCGTCTGCGAGCGGACTCTCCCCGACAACCCTTCCTCCCTCTGCAAATTCTGCAGCGTCAATGCCTTCAACCCCCGCTTCCCACGCACCAAACGCCTCTTTCGCCTTCTC ATGTCAATAGCTTCAGATACAAAAGTGCTTAATGTGATATGCTTTGATAGGGCTGCCAaggttctgtttggttgctctGCTGATGAGTTTTTTGACTTCGCCAAGTTTCACCCTTTTGCTG CTGTTAATGCTAGTAGAATTCTGGACGGAGAGATGTTTAAAATGACACTATCCAAACCAAAGAACGGGAATGCACAACATCTGCGAGCGGTTCAAGTTGTTCCATTGAGGTCTGGTTTTCGGCCAGCAATTGTGAGCTTGAGGGAATTGTATGGA GTATGTGAAGAACAGAAGAAATGA
- the LOC103448058 gene encoding serine carboxypeptidase-like: MTSPTFSHISLSSLFILLLLLLLPLLSSALNPASDRLRLSSPAFSAKRQAEKFIRALNLFPKDDINTLPHRPLLDAESDAGAKIVEKQFQMPFLDAALGPSVKELGHHAGYYRLPRSNAASMFYLFFESRTNKNNPVVIWLTGGPGCSSELALFYENGPFRIQKNLSLTWNDYGWDKASNILFVDQPVGTGFSYTTNSADIRHDEEGVSNDLYDFLQEFFTQHPQFAKNDFYITGESYAGHYVPALASRVHKGNKAKEGTHINLKGFAIGNGLTNPEIQYKAYSDYALEMKLITKPDYDSISQIIPDCEESAKACAASTSGDACENSLSICNSIVNQIMQIISDTNHYDIRKKCEGSLCYDFSNMETFLNKQPVRDALGVGDIEFVSCSTTVYDAMQNDWMRNLEVGIPALLEDGIKLLVYAGEYDFICNWLGNSKWVHAMEWSGQKAFGAAQTVPFKVAGAEAGLLKSHGPLAFLKVHDAGHMVPMDQPEAALQMLTNWMQGNMAVAKSGERVAPTDTLRS; the protein is encoded by the exons ATGACATCTCCTACTTTCTCTCACATTtccctctcttctcttttcattctcctcctcctcctcctcctcccactCTTATCATCTGCGTTGAACCCCGCCAGCGACCGCCTTCGCTTGTCTTCCCCCGCCTTCTCCGCAAAACGCCAAGCGGAGAAGTTCATCAGAGCCCTCAACTTGTTCCCAAAGGATGATATCAACACTTTACCCCACAGGCCTTTATTGGATGCTGAGAGTGATGCTGGTGCTAAGATTGTCGAGAAGCAGTTCCAAATGCCTTTTCTTGACGCCGCTTTGGGTCCTTCTGTTAAAGAGCTTGGTCACCACGCCGGCTACTACCGCCTTCCCCGCTCGAACGCTGCAAG TATGTTCTACTTATTTTTCGAATCGAGGACCAACAAGAACAATCCTGTTGTGATATGGTTGACTGGAGGGCCGGGATGTAGCAGTGAACTGgctttgttttatgaaaatggTCCCTTCCGCATTCAAAAGAACTTGTCACTCACTTGGAATGACTACGGCTGGGACAAG GCATCGAACATTCTTTTCGTTGACCAACCCGTTGGAACTGGTTTCAGCTATACTACAAATTCGGCTGACATTCGTCACGACGAAGAAGGCGTCAGCAACGATTTATATGACTTTCTTCAG GAATTTTTCACTCAACATCCTCAATTTGCTAAAAATGACTTCTACATTACCGGAGAGTCATATGCTGGGCACTACGTTCCCGCGCTTGCTTCTCGGGTTCACAAAGGAAACAAAGCAAAGGAAGGGACTCACATAAACCTCAAG GGTTTTGCCATAGGTAATGGGTTGACCAATCCAGAAATCCAGTACAAGGCATACAGTGATTATGCACTGGAAATGAAGTTGATTACAAAACCTGACTACGACAGTATATCGCAGATAATTCCAGACTGCGAAGAGTCAGCGAAGGCTTGCG CCGCCTCTACGAGTGGAGACGCTTGTGAGAATTCACTTAGTATTTGCAACAGCATAGTTAACCAGATAATGCAAATAATTAGTGATACAAAT CACTATGATATTAGGAAGAAATGTGAGGGGAGCTTGTGCTATGACTTCTCGAACATGGAGACATTCTTGAACAAGCAACCGGTTAGGGATGCCCTAGGAGTTGGGGACATCGAATTTGTTTCATGCAGCACTACGGTATATGATGCTATGCAGAATGACTGGATGAGAAATCTGGAAGTGGGAATTCCTGCCCTTCTTGAAGATGGAATAAAGCTGCTTGTGTATGCTGGGGAGTACGATTTCATATGCAATTGGCTTG GGAATTCAAAGTGGGTTCATGCCATGGAATGGTCTGGTCAGAAAGCATTCGGAGCAGCACAAACTGTTCCATTCAAGGTTGCAGGTGCAGAAGCTGGACTGCTAAAAAGCCATGGACCTCTGGCTTTCCTCaag GTTCATGACGCTGGTCACATGGTTCCAATGGATCAACCAGAAGCAGCATTACAGATGCTTACAAACTGGATGCAAGGAAATATGGCTGTGGCCAAGTCAGGTGAAAGAGTTGCCCCAACTGATACCCTCAGATCCTAG
- the LOC103448060 gene encoding vacuolar protein sorting-associated protein 24 homolog 1-like — MERVMNVIKPKPNPQQQLRDWQRKLRQECRNIERQIRDIQREEKSVQKAIREAAKRNDMGSAKSLAKEIVRSRRTVNRLHENRAQLNSISMHLGESVAIARTVGHLSKSSEVMKLVNNLMKAPEVAVTMQEFSKEMTKAGVIEEVVNDSLDTALDSEDIEEEIEEEVDKVLTSIAGETAAQLPEAVRKERLKQPATAQARQEEEAIAEGVDDEAELEEIRARLANVRS, encoded by the exons ATGGAGAGGGTGATGAACGTAATAAAGCCAAAGCCAAATCCACAGCAGCAATTGAGAGATTGGCAGCGCAAGCTTCGCCAAGAGTGCCGCAACATCGAACGACAAATTCGAG ATATACAAAGAGAAGAGAAAAGTGTGCAGAAAGCAATCAGAGAGGCTGCCAAGAGAAATGACATGGGTTCTGCAAAG TCACTTGCTAAAGAAATTGTGAGATCTAGAAGGACAGTGAACCGTCTTCATGAAAATAGGGCACAACTGAATTCAATATCAATGCACCTTGGGGAGAGTGTTG CTATTGCCCGTACAGTGGGGCATTTATCCAAGAGTTCTGAGGTTATGAAGCTTGTCAATAACCTCATGAAGGCTCCTGAAGTGGCTGTTACGATGCAAGAATTTAGCAAGGAGATGACCAAG GCAGGAGTAATTGAAGAGGTGGTGAATGATAGTCTTGACACAGCACTAGACTCCGAGGACATAGAAGAAGAAATAGAAGAAGAAGTCGACAAAGTTTTGACTTCTATAGCTGGTGAGACTGCTGCCCAGCTTCCAGAAGCGGTCAGGAAGGAGAGGTTGAAGCAACCTGCTACTGCACAAGCTAGACAGGAG GAAGAGGCAATAGCTGAGGGTGTCGATGATGAGGCAGAGTTGGAAGAAATAAGGGCCCGGCTTGCAAACGTTAGGTCATAA